A region of the Desulfovibrio desulfuricans genome:
CTGCACGGCATTGTCCATGGACGACATGCTCTTGGCGGCGCTTTGCTGAATGGCCTCAATGGCACGGCCCACATCCGTGGTGGAAGCCATGGTTTTTTCTGCCAGTTTGCGCACCTCATCGGCCACCACGGCAAAACCGCGCCCGGCTTCGCCGGCACGGGCCGCTTCAATGGCTGCGTTGAGGGCCAGCAGGTTGGTCTGGTCGGCAATATCTGAAATAACGTTCATAATTTCGGTAATGGCTCTGGCATGTGATTCCAGCGTGGCCATATCCGTGCGCAGATCAAGCGTAACACGGTGCACGTTTTCAATGCCGTGCAGGGCGTTCTGCACAACTTCCGCCCCTGTGGTGGCCTTGGACATGGTGTGGCCAGAAGCTTCGGCGGCCTTATCCGCATTGCCGGCAACTTCCTGCACTCTGGCGTTCATGTGGCCCATGGAGGAGGCGGCCTCTTTAAGCTGGCCCGCGGCAATGGCGGCATTTTTGTCCGACTGCCGGATGCTGCCGGTAAGGGCCACCACGATCTCGGCCAGCTCATCCATGGTTTCTTCCAGCGCCTGCGCCACTTCGGCCATACGCTGGTTCTTTTCCGTGATCTGCCGCTGCGCCTCGTTAAGCGCGGTCATGTCCACATACACGCACATGCCGCCAATACAGGCCCCTTCGGCATTGTAGATGGGGAACACGTTGGCGAGCACGTTGACCTTGCCGCCCTTGTGCCCGCCGATGGTCACTTCAAGATTCTTGAAGCACTCGCCCGTGGCCATGCTCTTGCCCACGGCGGTTTTGCGCGTGGGATCGTTATAAAACAGATGGGCCAGGGTTTTGCCAAGGCAGGATTCAATGCTGTCGTCGATTTCCAGCATGTTCAGACATGCCCTGTTGGTGCTGAGCGCGCGCTCGTTGGTGTCCACCAGCAGGTACGGCATGGGCAGGCCACGCAGGATGCCGTCTTTGTATTCCCTGTCGTTTTTAAATGCCTGCCGCAGGTCTTCAAGGCTTGTAAACAGCGGAGCAAGAGAGGGATCAGTATTGCTCAGGCTTCGGCTTGGATTGGCCGCCACGGCGCAGACAGCTTCACCAGCCTGACGCAAAGCCCCGCCAGCAAGCGCACGCCCGGCAGCAAACGCGCCAAAAGCCGCCACAAGAGCGC
Encoded here:
- a CDS encoding methyl-accepting chemotaxis protein, producing MNGKFLLYSCASALLAAGIGFGVTQLAGLPVLAVIVSALVAAFGAFAAGRALAGGALRQAGEAVCAVAANPSRSLSNTDPSLAPLFTSLEDLRQAFKNDREYKDGILRGLPMPYLLVDTNERALSTNRACLNMLEIDDSIESCLGKTLAHLFYNDPTRKTAVGKSMATGECFKNLEVTIGGHKGGKVNVLANVFPIYNAEGACIGGMCVYVDMTALNEAQRQITEKNQRMAEVAQALEETMDELAEIVVALTGSIRQSDKNAAIAAGQLKEAASSMGHMNARVQEVAGNADKAAEASGHTMSKATTGAEVVQNALHGIENVHRVTLDLRTDMATLESHARAITEIMNVISDIADQTNLLALNAAIEAARAGEAGRGFAVVADEVRKLAEKTMASTTDVGRAIEAIQQSAAKSMSSMDNAVQQVEQATDYAKQSGEALDAIVGTVENTVGQVKAIAAASEEQSAASEQITHTIDQVNHMVADTSQSMGQASMETDKLQELTDKLEDLTAQLKV